A portion of the Rhodanobacter sp. AS-Z3 genome contains these proteins:
- a CDS encoding IS5 family transposase: MKQRSFASLSFEVKKKPTRRERFLGEMDKVVPWADLLALIEPSYPTSGRRGRPPMAASTMLRIHFMQQWYALSDPAMEDALYEIESMRRFAGLELNEDAIPDESTILKFRRFLEQHGLAVKIFEAVNAHLSGQGLLLRQGTIVDATIIQAPSSTKNADKQRDPDMRQTKKGQQWYFGMKAHIGVDVESGLVHTVTTTPANVGDVTEVDKLLHGQEKTVHADAGYQGAEKRAPKRGRTWHIAAKRGSVKAMPEGELKDAVKHTEHMKAAVRAKVEHPFRVVKRQFGYQKVRFKGLLKNTAQILTLFALSNLWMVRRTLLASAGEVRL; this comes from the coding sequence ATGAAGCAGCGTTCGTTCGCCTCGTTGAGTTTTGAAGTCAAGAAGAAGCCGACACGTCGTGAGCGGTTTCTGGGTGAGATGGACAAAGTCGTGCCGTGGGCCGACCTGCTGGCGCTGATCGAACCGAGCTATCCGACCTCCGGTCGTCGCGGTCGCCCGCCGATGGCGGCATCGACGATGCTGCGGATCCACTTCATGCAGCAGTGGTACGCACTGAGCGATCCAGCGATGGAAGATGCGTTGTACGAGATCGAGTCCATGCGCCGGTTTGCCGGGCTGGAGCTGAACGAGGACGCGATTCCGGACGAGTCGACGATCCTGAAGTTCCGTCGCTTCCTGGAGCAGCACGGCCTGGCGGTGAAGATCTTCGAAGCGGTCAATGCGCACCTGAGCGGCCAGGGCCTGTTGCTACGCCAGGGCACGATCGTGGATGCCACGATCATTCAGGCGCCGTCCTCGACCAAGAATGCGGACAAACAGCGTGACCCGGACATGCGCCAGACGAAGAAGGGCCAGCAGTGGTACTTCGGCATGAAAGCGCACATCGGGGTGGACGTGGAATCGGGGCTGGTGCACACGGTAACCACGACACCTGCCAACGTGGGCGACGTGACGGAAGTGGACAAGTTGCTGCACGGCCAAGAGAAGACGGTGCATGCCGATGCCGGCTACCAAGGCGCCGAGAAACGGGCACCCAAGCGCGGCCGCACGTGGCATATCGCGGCCAAACGCGGCAGCGTGAAGGCGATGCCCGAGGGCGAGTTGAAGGATGCGGTCAAGCACACCGAGCACATGAAGGCCGCGGTTCGAGCCAAGGTGGAGCATCCGTTCCGGGTGGTGAAGCGGCAGTTCGGCTATCAGAAGGTGCGCTTCAAGGGCTTGCTCAAGAACACCGCTCAGATACTCACGCTGTTCGCGCTATCGAATCTGTGGATGGTGCGACGAACGTTGCTAGCGTCCGCAGGGGAGGTGCGCCTGTGA
- a CDS encoding DNA-binding protein translates to MSEHVDAGDLVPGSGGCRKMRWGVTDKGKRGGVRVIYYEVTQAGQIWLLAIYAKTRQENLPANVMRLIKNHMVKS, encoded by the coding sequence TTGTCCGAGCATGTCGACGCGGGTGATCTGGTCCCCGGCTCTGGTGGTTGTCGCAAGATGCGCTGGGGCGTGACGGACAAAGGCAAGCGTGGCGGTGTTCGCGTGATCTACTACGAAGTCACTCAGGCAGGGCAGATCTGGCTGCTCGCGATATACGCCAAGACCCGACAGGAAAATCTCCCGGCGAATGTCATGCGGCTGATCAAAAACCATATGGTGAAGTCATGA
- a CDS encoding helix-turn-helix domain-containing protein: protein MKKLSKEILARDAKRNIGEEVLGAIREIKAGGGRRFVVQVSQATEARIKLGQSQADFAAMLGVSVRTLQDWEQGRREPSGAAKALLKIAVAAPKTVRKVLAAA, encoded by the coding sequence ATGAAAAAGCTGAGCAAAGAGATCCTCGCCCGCGATGCCAAGCGCAATATCGGCGAAGAAGTGTTGGGAGCCATCCGCGAGATCAAGGCCGGTGGTGGACGCCGGTTCGTCGTGCAGGTGAGCCAAGCCACCGAAGCCCGGATCAAGCTGGGGCAGTCACAAGCCGATTTCGCCGCGATGCTTGGCGTCTCGGTGCGGACGTTGCAGGATTGGGAGCAGGGACGGCGCGAGCCGAGTGGGGCGGCGAAGGCGTTGCTGAAGATTGCGGTAGCGGCGCCGAAGACGGTGCGCAAGGTATTGGCGGCGGCTTGA
- a CDS encoding helix-turn-helix domain-containing protein, protein MNLIDQSIPSGIEVMKKMIIGIATQEAIRARALAIASGNHQPRPDEPKIWFTSMRSLAEVLSDDNRALLRVIREQKPESLSQLAEVTGRAPSNLSRTLKTMERYGLVEMQRELRTVRPVVRASEFVIKAA, encoded by the coding sequence TTGAACTTAATTGATCAGAGCATCCCTAGTGGAATTGAAGTCATGAAGAAAATGATCATCGGCATTGCTACCCAGGAAGCCATCCGAGCGCGCGCGCTGGCGATTGCCAGCGGCAATCATCAGCCAAGGCCCGATGAGCCGAAGATCTGGTTTACCTCCATGCGTTCGTTGGCTGAAGTGTTGTCTGACGACAATCGCGCATTGTTGCGTGTGATCCGGGAACAGAAGCCCGAATCGTTGAGTCAGCTCGCTGAGGTTACTGGGCGCGCGCCCAGCAATCTGTCGCGTACGCTCAAGACGATGGAGCGCTATGGTCTGGTTGAGATGCAGCGGGAGTTGCGGACGGTGAGGCCGGTGGTGAGGGCGAGTGAGTTTGTGATCAAGGCAGCTTGA
- a CDS encoding DUF6516 family protein has translation MSKEDAGLETLLLLHNEIYDQGNGFWIKIEAWRVEATEHVPHGIRYALTLHDRHGTRLLGFDNAHAVKPPKRKRYAGRRLAYDHRHRHSRDKGVAYEFTSPQQLLEDFFNEVDRVLGML, from the coding sequence ATGTCCAAGGAAGATGCGGGACTGGAAACGCTCCTCTTGCTTCACAACGAGATCTACGACCAGGGCAACGGTTTCTGGATCAAGATCGAAGCATGGCGCGTTGAGGCGACTGAACATGTGCCGCATGGCATCCGCTATGCGCTGACCTTGCACGATCGACATGGCACCCGATTACTGGGATTCGACAATGCACACGCCGTCAAACCGCCGAAACGCAAGCGCTATGCAGGGCGGCGCCTTGCCTACGACCATCGCCATCGTCACTCTCGCGATAAAGGTGTGGCGTACGAGTTCACCAGCCCGCAGCAGTTGCTCGAAGACTTCTTCAACGAAGTGGATCGCGTACTAGGGATGCTCTGA
- a CDS encoding helix-turn-helix domain-containing protein — MKKLSKEILARDAKRNIGEEVLEAIREIKAGGGRRFVVQVSQATEARIKLGQSQADFAAMLGVSVRTLQDWEQGRREPSGAAKALLKIAVAAPKTVRKALAAA, encoded by the coding sequence ATGAAAAAGCTGAGCAAAGAGATCCTCGCCCGCGATGCGAAGCGCAACATCGGCGAAGAAGTGTTGGAAGCCATCCGTGAAATCAAGGCCGGTGGCGGACGCCGGTTCGTCGTGCAGGTGAGCCAGGCCACCGAAGCCCGAATCAAGCTGGGGCAGTCTCAAGCCGACTTCGCCGCGATGCTTGGGGTGTCCGTGCGGACCTTGCAGGATTGGGAGCAGGGACGGCGCGAACCGAGCGGGGCGGCGAAGGCGTTGCTGAAGATTGCGGTGGCGGCGCCGAAGACGGTTCGGAAGGCGTTGGCGGCGGCTTGA